From Candidatus Cloacimonadota bacterium, one genomic window encodes:
- the pstA gene encoding phosphate ABC transporter permease PstA → MNRRKLMNSLATGIMALMLGLTAVFLALFLARMFSQGARVLSWEFIFTAPRDAMRAGGIYPALVGTFLLTALAMLVALPLGIFTAVWLTNYGRPVWLVSILRVAINTLAGTPSIIFGLFGMAVFANLLGFDISLLSGGLTLAILALPVIINNTEQALRGVPADFREASLALGATTRQTISRVLLPTALPNILTGAIISIGRVAGETAPIMFTAATFYSRQLPRGLSDEVMALPYHIYALMTEGTHPAQQVPIAYGTALVLLLLVIAVSAVAIFIRASIRRKRQW, encoded by the coding sequence ATGAACCGCCGCAAACTGATGAACAGCCTGGCCACCGGCATCATGGCGCTGATGCTGGGGCTCACGGCCGTGTTTCTGGCCTTGTTTCTGGCCCGCATGTTCTCCCAGGGCGCCAGGGTGCTGAGCTGGGAATTCATCTTCACCGCTCCCCGCGACGCCATGCGGGCTGGCGGCATCTATCCAGCCCTGGTGGGAACTTTTCTGCTCACAGCGCTGGCGATGCTGGTGGCATTGCCCCTGGGAATCTTCACAGCCGTGTGGTTAACCAATTACGGCAGACCGGTCTGGTTGGTGAGCATTTTGCGTGTGGCCATCAACACCCTGGCCGGAACGCCTTCCATCATTTTCGGGCTGTTCGGCATGGCCGTGTTCGCCAATCTGCTGGGTTTCGACATTTCGCTGCTTTCCGGCGGGCTCACCCTGGCGATCCTGGCCCTGCCGGTGATCATCAACAACACGGAACAGGCCCTGCGCGGCGTGCCTGCTGATTTCCGCGAAGCCTCGCTGGCCTTGGGCGCCACCACCCGGCAGACGATCTCGCGCGTGCTTTTGCCCACCGCGCTGCCAAACATCCTTACAGGCGCCATCATCAGCATCGGCCGCGTGGCCGGAGAAACCGCGCCGATCATGTTCACCGCGGCCACTTTTTATTCCCGGCAGTTGCCGCGGGGCCTTTCCGATGAGGTGATGGCCCTGCCTTACCACATCTACGCGCTCATGACCGAGGGCACCCACCCCGCGCAGCAGGTCCCGATAGCTTACGGGACCGCGTTGGTGTTGCTTTTGCTGGTGATCGCCGTAAGCGCCGTGGCCATCTTCATCCGCGCTTCCATCAGGAGAAAAAGACAATGGTAG